A genomic region of uncultured Fretibacterium sp. contains the following coding sequences:
- the pfkA gene encoding 6-phosphofructokinase — translation MDRIAVLTSGGDSPGMNAAIRAVARTCFFNDKECVGVLRGYEGLIDGDFIPLTRSSVGGIIHRGGTILKTARSERFTTPEGRGEALARMRAAGIEGLVVIGGDGSFHGARELHEMGMPVIGIPGTIDNDVAGTDETIGFDTAVNTALEAIMRLRDTASSHDRLFIVEVMGRNAGFLALEIAVASGAEYVVVPELPLSIGNLCQRLRLSQEKGKSHTLIILAEGVMSANEMKDKLQDTGGYDARVTVLGYIQRGGSPTSFDVLLASRMGAYAAESLLIGKSGYMVGNVNHRMVLSDLERSWSEHKSLSPELLGLVDKLN, via the coding sequence GTGGATCGCATCGCAGTTCTGACCAGCGGGGGGGACTCCCCGGGCATGAACGCCGCCATTCGGGCGGTGGCGCGCACGTGCTTCTTCAACGACAAGGAGTGCGTGGGGGTCCTCCGGGGCTATGAAGGGTTGATCGATGGGGATTTCATCCCCCTTACCCGTTCCTCCGTGGGGGGCATCATCCATCGCGGGGGGACGATCCTCAAGACCGCGCGCAGCGAGCGCTTCACGACCCCTGAGGGGCGTGGGGAGGCCCTGGCCCGGATGAGGGCGGCCGGGATCGAGGGCCTGGTCGTGATCGGCGGCGACGGGTCCTTTCACGGGGCCAGGGAACTGCACGAGATGGGGATGCCGGTCATCGGCATTCCCGGGACCATCGACAACGACGTCGCGGGGACGGACGAGACGATCGGCTTCGACACCGCCGTCAACACCGCCCTTGAGGCCATCATGCGCCTTCGGGACACCGCGTCCAGCCACGATCGCCTGTTTATCGTCGAGGTGATGGGGCGCAACGCCGGCTTCCTGGCCCTCGAAATAGCCGTCGCCTCGGGGGCGGAGTACGTCGTCGTCCCAGAGCTTCCCCTGAGCATCGGCAACCTTTGCCAGAGGCTGCGCCTCTCCCAGGAGAAGGGGAAGAGCCATACGCTCATCATCCTGGCGGAGGGGGTCATGTCCGCCAACGAGATGAAGGACAAGCTCCAGGACACCGGGGGCTATGACGCGCGCGTCACCGTCCTGGGCTACATCCAGAGGGGGGGCAGCCCCACGTCCTTCGACGTCCTGCTGGCCTCCCGGATGGGCGCCTACGCGGCCGAATCCCTGCTGATCGGGAAATCGGGCTATATGGTGGGGAATGTGAACCACCGCATGGTCCTGAGCGACCTGGAGCGCTCCTGGAGCGAGCATAAGTCTCTCAGCCCGGAGCTTTTGGGGTTGGTCGACAAGCTGAATTGA